Proteins encoded together in one Micromonospora kangleipakensis window:
- a CDS encoding PQQ-binding-like beta-propeller repeat protein, giving the protein MSPVIELGELRHGDEVEPPPDPRRSPSRSARVAALLCAALLGLAGSAAAPGRGPSVTVPAPQGAGFLVLGDRLVVADGPGTVGRAGRVVTGHRLPDGEPLWRFVLPTGDHALGLTTMAGAVLVISSPAGAGDPASTALDPETGAVRWRQPGYPVRTESDGVLFETPRADGTGTVRSVDPVSGRSRWSLPLPGNGLAYEIGDRGVTRVVLVTAAGRVEVHDAGSGALLRAGRVPPAADGVSYRFTQVVGDLLLLDGAPGTVTAYGLDRLDRRWSMPVGPSAEAWFADCAGVICLRDRGPGLRAVDPATGRPLWTDDRWLGIGPVGGRLLASAPAVGLEMELSVVDPRTGGTLARLGRWRLGGGGDPRPLLGLRRLGDDRTLVAELDVPAGQARFRAVLPGSWDDCAAAAAALVCLRPSGGLLVWPERR; this is encoded by the coding sequence GTGAGTCCGGTGATCGAGCTGGGCGAGCTGCGGCACGGCGACGAGGTCGAGCCGCCGCCCGACCCGCGCCGTTCCCCTTCCCGGTCGGCGCGCGTCGCGGCGCTGCTCTGTGCCGCGTTGCTCGGTCTGGCCGGCTCGGCCGCCGCCCCGGGCCGGGGGCCGTCCGTGACGGTGCCCGCCCCGCAGGGCGCCGGCTTCCTGGTGCTCGGCGACCGGCTGGTGGTCGCGGACGGGCCGGGCACGGTGGGCCGGGCGGGTCGGGTGGTGACCGGGCACCGGCTGCCCGACGGGGAGCCGCTGTGGCGGTTCGTCCTCCCCACCGGCGACCACGCGCTCGGTCTCACCACGATGGCCGGCGCGGTGCTGGTGATCAGCAGCCCTGCCGGGGCCGGCGACCCCGCCTCCACCGCGCTGGACCCGGAGACCGGGGCGGTGCGCTGGCGACAGCCCGGCTACCCGGTCCGGACGGAGTCCGACGGCGTGCTCTTCGAGACGCCCCGGGCGGACGGGACGGGCACCGTCCGGTCGGTCGACCCGGTGTCGGGCCGGTCGAGGTGGTCGCTGCCGCTGCCCGGCAACGGGCTCGCGTACGAGATCGGCGACCGGGGCGTGACGCGGGTGGTGCTGGTCACCGCCGCCGGCCGAGTGGAGGTCCACGACGCCGGCTCGGGGGCGCTGCTGCGTGCCGGCCGGGTGCCGCCGGCCGCGGACGGGGTGTCGTACCGGTTCACCCAGGTCGTCGGCGACCTGCTGCTGCTCGACGGGGCGCCGGGCACGGTCACGGCGTACGGTCTGGACCGGCTGGACCGGCGCTGGAGCATGCCGGTCGGCCCGTCGGCCGAGGCCTGGTTCGCCGACTGCGCCGGGGTGATCTGCCTGCGCGACCGGGGTCCCGGGCTGCGGGCCGTCGACCCGGCGACCGGGCGTCCGCTCTGGACGGACGACCGCTGGCTGGGGATCGGCCCGGTCGGCGGCCGACTCCTCGCCAGCGCCCCGGCCGTCGGACTGGAGATGGAGCTGTCGGTGGTCGACCCGCGGACCGGCGGCACGCTCGCCCGGCTGGGGCGCTGGCGGCTGGGCGGCGGCGGCGACCCACGCCCGCTGCTGGGGCTGCGCCGGCTCGGCGATGACCGGACCCTCGTCGCCGAGTTGGACGTCCCGGCCGGGCAGGCCCGGTTCCGGGCCGTGCTGCCGGGCTCCTGGGACGACTGCGCCGCCGCGGCCGCCGCCCTGGTCTGCCTGCGGCCCTCCGGGGGCCTCCTGGTCTGGCCGGAGCGCCGCTGA
- a CDS encoding response regulator transcription factor codes for MRVLVVEDERNLADAIARGLRKRGMAVDVAYDGSTGHEAAFVTRYDVVILDRDLPGVHGDRICADLAASGTLTRVLMLTASGTVADKVEGLQLGADDYLPKPFAFDELVARVQALGRRATPAAPPVLQVADLVLDPARRVVTRRGEPVDLTNKEFGVLAELLKARGAVVSSEELLERVWDANTDPFTTIVRVTVMTLRKKLGDPPLIETVVGAGYRTAEVAP; via the coding sequence ATGCGGGTACTGGTGGTGGAGGACGAGCGCAACCTCGCCGACGCGATCGCGCGGGGGCTGCGCAAGCGCGGCATGGCGGTGGACGTCGCGTACGACGGCAGCACCGGCCACGAGGCCGCCTTCGTCACCCGGTACGACGTGGTGATCCTCGACCGGGACCTGCCCGGCGTGCACGGCGACCGGATCTGCGCGGACCTGGCCGCCTCCGGCACGCTGACCCGGGTGCTGATGCTCACCGCCAGCGGCACCGTCGCCGACAAGGTCGAGGGGTTGCAGCTCGGGGCCGACGACTACCTGCCCAAGCCGTTCGCCTTCGACGAGCTGGTCGCCCGGGTGCAGGCGCTCGGCCGGCGGGCCACCCCGGCCGCCCCGCCGGTGCTGCAGGTCGCCGACCTGGTGCTCGACCCGGCCCGCCGGGTGGTCACCCGGAGGGGCGAGCCGGTCGACCTGACCAACAAGGAGTTCGGCGTCCTCGCCGAACTGCTCAAGGCCCGCGGCGCGGTGGTCTCCAGCGAGGAGCTGCTGGAACGGGTCTGGGACGCGAACACCGACCCGTTCACCACGATCGTCCGGGTCACCGTGATGACGCTGCGCAAGAAACTCGGCGACCCGCCGCTGATCGAGACGGTGGTGGGCGCCGGCTACCGGACGGCCGAGGTGGCGCCGTGA
- a CDS encoding C39 family peptidase, whose product MTGTPERNVAYRGFRLPADLDLGAAEGVVAVPGGLAIGAPVGRLDHTDPHTGRTARYDRATWTSPVVWTGFAADEIVPSWTGDTPEGGWLQVELRGWDGGEPSTDWYVLGRWAADDTTVHRSSVPGQQGDDARVAVDTLCARRSTTGWQARVTLFRRTDAAAGPVLRTVGAVASAEERDAPDPPAATAAATAAGGAARGRVLDVPRYAQRLHGGGETRWGGGGDSWCSPTCVSMVLDFWGAGPTPDRYAWVRPPGPRPVVVHAARGCYDHAYAGAGNWPFNTAYAGRHGVDAFVTRLRSLAEAEEFVAAGIPLVVSAAFRAGEVPGLDYDTKGHLIVLVGFTADGDPVLNDPYAADDATVRRTVARDRFQAAWLGSSGGLAYVIRPASVPLPPAPAQANW is encoded by the coding sequence ATGACCGGAACGCCTGAGCGGAACGTCGCGTACCGCGGCTTCCGCCTGCCGGCCGACCTCGACCTGGGCGCCGCCGAGGGGGTGGTCGCCGTCCCGGGCGGCCTGGCGATCGGCGCGCCGGTCGGTCGGCTCGACCACACCGACCCGCACACCGGCCGCACCGCCCGGTACGACCGGGCGACCTGGACCTCCCCGGTGGTGTGGACCGGCTTCGCCGCCGACGAGATCGTCCCGTCCTGGACCGGGGACACCCCGGAGGGCGGCTGGCTCCAGGTCGAGCTGCGCGGCTGGGACGGGGGCGAGCCGTCCACCGACTGGTACGTGCTGGGCCGCTGGGCCGCCGACGACACGACGGTCCACCGCAGCTCGGTGCCGGGCCAGCAGGGCGACGACGCCCGGGTCGCGGTCGACACGCTCTGCGCCCGGCGGTCCACGACCGGCTGGCAGGCGCGGGTCACCCTGTTCCGCCGCACCGACGCCGCGGCCGGCCCGGTGCTGCGTACCGTCGGGGCGGTGGCCTCGGCCGAGGAGCGGGACGCGCCCGACCCGCCGGCCGCCACCGCGGCCGCCACCGCGGCCGGCGGCGCCGCCCGGGGGCGGGTGCTGGACGTGCCCCGGTACGCGCAGCGGCTGCACGGCGGCGGGGAGACCCGCTGGGGCGGCGGCGGGGACTCCTGGTGCAGCCCCACCTGCGTCTCGATGGTGCTGGACTTCTGGGGTGCCGGCCCCACCCCGGACCGGTACGCCTGGGTGCGGCCGCCCGGCCCCCGGCCGGTGGTGGTGCACGCGGCCCGGGGATGCTACGACCACGCCTACGCGGGCGCGGGCAACTGGCCGTTCAACACCGCGTACGCGGGGCGGCACGGGGTGGACGCGTTCGTCACCCGGCTGCGGTCGCTCGCCGAGGCGGAGGAGTTCGTCGCCGCCGGCATCCCGCTGGTCGTGTCGGCCGCCTTCCGCGCCGGGGAGGTGCCCGGGCTGGACTACGACACCAAGGGCCACCTGATCGTGCTGGTCGGCTTCACCGCCGACGGCGACCCGGTGCTCAACGACCCGTACGCCGCCGACGACGCCACGGTCCGCCGGACCGTGGCGCGGGACCGGTTCCAGGCCGCCTGGCTCGGCAGCAGCGGCGGCCTGGCGTACGTGATCCGGCCGGCGTCGGTGCCGCTGCCGCCCGCCCCCGCGCAGGCCAACTGGTGA
- a CDS encoding PQQ-binding-like beta-propeller repeat protein, producing MTVIDLGELRDDPAPGPSTPRPRPRERSAARPYRILAVLAVALLTLAGGVPAVGRPAAAVPARPGAAAFLVGDRLYLVEPSDLDRNEGRQLVAYRIPADGPPALLWRSSLPVGIGDNVGLLNRAGSVLLTGPVGGADDAYGTFTVDARTGRLGWQQPGVAVEAGDAVLIQTQGAEGQGRIRRVDVPSGRALWSLRTPGGVDLRYGPAGADRVVLAPASGEVEVRDAVSGARLVTRDIRPGELPSWQRTAVIDDLLLVIRDNGATVTGYGLDRLDRRWTTRLSLVGDLSSCGALLCAYQQVGGMWALDPATGATRWHDEHWQAVLRDTAGRFLVIAADPAGASRYAVVEAATGHLLADLGSWELANWSDRDDPLIGTRWGWDGRLVVAELDPVAARARVIGALPGLLGDCRVGAGVLACRRADGGFGLWRLP from the coding sequence GTGACCGTCATCGATCTGGGTGAGCTCCGCGACGACCCGGCGCCGGGACCGTCGACGCCCCGGCCGCGGCCCCGGGAGCGGTCCGCCGCGCGGCCGTACCGGATCCTGGCGGTGCTGGCGGTGGCCCTGCTCACGCTCGCCGGCGGCGTCCCGGCGGTCGGGCGTCCGGCCGCCGCCGTGCCGGCCCGCCCCGGCGCGGCGGCCTTCCTCGTCGGCGACCGCCTCTACCTGGTCGAGCCGTCCGACCTGGACCGGAACGAGGGGCGGCAGCTGGTCGCGTACCGGATTCCGGCCGACGGTCCGCCCGCCCTGCTGTGGCGCAGCTCGCTACCGGTGGGCATTGGCGACAACGTCGGGCTGCTGAACCGGGCCGGATCGGTGCTGCTCACCGGGCCGGTGGGCGGCGCCGACGACGCGTACGGGACGTTCACCGTCGACGCCCGCACCGGACGGCTCGGCTGGCAACAGCCCGGCGTCGCGGTCGAGGCGGGGGACGCTGTGCTCATCCAGACCCAAGGGGCGGAGGGGCAGGGCAGGATCCGCCGGGTCGACGTGCCGTCCGGGCGGGCACTGTGGTCGCTGCGTACGCCGGGCGGCGTCGACCTGCGCTACGGCCCGGCCGGGGCCGACCGGGTCGTGCTGGCACCGGCCTCCGGCGAGGTCGAGGTGCGCGACGCCGTCTCCGGCGCCCGGCTGGTCACCCGCGACATCCGTCCCGGTGAGCTGCCCAGCTGGCAGCGGACAGCGGTGATCGACGACCTGCTGCTGGTGATCCGGGACAACGGCGCCACGGTCACCGGTTACGGCCTGGACCGCCTGGACCGGCGCTGGACGACCCGGCTCTCCCTGGTCGGCGACCTGAGCTCCTGCGGCGCCCTGCTCTGCGCCTACCAACAGGTCGGCGGGATGTGGGCGCTCGACCCGGCGACCGGCGCGACCCGGTGGCACGACGAGCACTGGCAGGCGGTGCTGCGCGACACGGCCGGCCGGTTCCTGGTGATCGCGGCCGACCCCGCTGGGGCCTCCCGGTACGCGGTGGTCGAGGCGGCGACCGGTCACCTGCTGGCCGACCTGGGCAGCTGGGAGCTGGCGAACTGGTCCGACCGGGACGACCCGCTGATCGGCACCCGGTGGGGCTGGGACGGTCGGCTGGTCGTGGCCGAGCTCGATCCCGTGGCCGCCCGGGCCCGGGTGATCGGCGCGCTGCCCGGCCTGCTCGGCGACTGCCGGGTCGGCGCGGGCGTGCTCGCCTGCCGACGGGCCGATGGCGGGTTCGGGCTGTGGCGGCTGCCGTGA
- the dxs gene encoding 1-deoxy-D-xylulose-5-phosphate synthase, which produces MSVEEGTANHGRLLGAVRGPQDVKRMTAEQLDILAAEIRDFLIAKVSRTGGHVGPNLGVVELTLAMHRVFDSPRDRLLFDTGHQAYVHKILTGRQDGFDKLRQRGGLSGYPSQAESEHDLIENSHASTALSYADGLAKAYALRGEQRSVVAVVGDGALTGGMCWEALNNIATAGNPLVIVVNDNGRSYSPTIGGLADHLSSLRLNPGYEKVLDTVKDALGSTPLVGKPMYEVLHAVKKGIKDAVAPQAMFEDLGIKYVGPVDGHDIAAVESSLRAAKHFGGPVIVHAVTRKGYGYRPAEEDEADCLHGPGAFDAETGKLLAVPSVKWTNVFADELVAIADERPDVVGITAAMAEPTGIATLARKHPHRVYDVGIAEQHAATSAAGLAMGGLHPVVAVYATFLNRAFDQVLLDVAMHKLPVTFVLDRAGITGPDGPSHYGIWDMSVFGVVPGLRIAAPRDAGSLREELREAIAVDDGPTILRFPTGTVAADLPAVRRVGTVDVLAESARTDVLLVAVGSFAGLGMEVAARVAEQGYGVTVVDPRWVRPVPAELVELAAGHRLVVTVEDGVRVGGVGDALAQAMRDADVRVPLRDLGVPADWHPHGTRAQILADLGLTAQDVARDVTGWISGLDAQPVEDVERDEAGAKN; this is translated from the coding sequence ATGAGTGTTGAAGAGGGCACGGCCAACCACGGCCGGCTGCTGGGCGCCGTCCGCGGCCCGCAGGACGTGAAGCGGATGACCGCCGAGCAGCTGGACATCCTCGCCGCAGAGATCCGTGACTTCCTGATCGCCAAGGTCTCCCGTACCGGCGGGCACGTCGGTCCGAACCTGGGCGTGGTGGAGCTGACCCTGGCGATGCACCGGGTCTTCGACTCCCCGCGGGACCGGCTCCTGTTCGACACCGGCCACCAGGCCTACGTGCACAAGATCCTCACCGGCCGGCAGGACGGCTTCGACAAGCTCCGCCAGCGCGGCGGCCTCTCCGGCTACCCGAGCCAGGCCGAGAGCGAGCACGACCTGATCGAGAACTCGCACGCCTCCACCGCCCTGTCCTACGCCGACGGGCTGGCCAAGGCGTACGCGCTGCGGGGCGAGCAGCGCAGCGTGGTCGCCGTGGTCGGCGACGGCGCGCTGACCGGCGGCATGTGCTGGGAGGCGCTGAACAACATCGCCACCGCCGGCAACCCGCTGGTGATCGTGGTCAACGACAACGGCCGGTCGTACTCCCCGACCATCGGCGGCCTCGCCGACCACCTCTCGTCGCTGCGGCTCAACCCCGGCTACGAGAAGGTGCTCGACACCGTCAAGGACGCCCTCGGCTCCACCCCGCTGGTCGGCAAGCCGATGTACGAGGTGCTGCACGCGGTCAAGAAGGGCATCAAGGACGCGGTCGCGCCGCAGGCCATGTTCGAGGACCTCGGCATCAAGTACGTCGGCCCGGTCGACGGGCACGACATCGCCGCGGTCGAGTCGTCGCTGCGCGCCGCGAAGCACTTCGGCGGCCCGGTGATAGTGCACGCGGTGACCCGCAAGGGCTACGGCTACCGCCCGGCCGAGGAGGACGAGGCGGACTGCCTGCACGGCCCGGGTGCGTTCGACGCGGAGACCGGCAAGCTGCTCGCCGTCCCGTCGGTGAAGTGGACCAACGTCTTCGCCGACGAGCTGGTCGCGATCGCCGACGAGCGGCCCGACGTGGTGGGTATCACCGCCGCCATGGCCGAGCCGACCGGCATCGCCACCCTGGCCCGCAAGCACCCGCACCGGGTCTACGACGTCGGTATCGCCGAGCAGCACGCCGCCACCTCGGCGGCCGGCCTGGCGATGGGCGGCCTGCACCCGGTGGTGGCGGTCTACGCCACCTTCCTCAACCGGGCCTTCGACCAGGTCCTGCTGGACGTGGCGATGCACAAGCTGCCGGTGACCTTCGTGCTGGACCGCGCCGGCATCACCGGCCCGGACGGACCGAGCCACTACGGCATCTGGGACATGTCCGTCTTCGGTGTGGTGCCCGGCCTGCGGATCGCCGCTCCCCGGGACGCCGGCAGCCTCCGCGAGGAGCTGCGCGAGGCGATCGCCGTCGACGACGGCCCGACCATCCTCCGCTTCCCGACCGGCACGGTCGCCGCCGACCTGCCGGCCGTCCGCCGGGTCGGCACCGTCGACGTGCTCGCCGAGTCGGCCCGCACCGACGTGCTGCTGGTCGCCGTCGGCTCCTTCGCCGGGCTGGGCATGGAGGTGGCCGCCCGGGTCGCCGAGCAGGGCTACGGGGTGACCGTGGTCGACCCGCGCTGGGTCCGCCCGGTCCCGGCCGAGCTGGTCGAGCTGGCCGCCGGACACCGGCTCGTGGTCACCGTCGAGGACGGCGTCCGGGTCGGCGGCGTCGGCGACGCCCTCGCCCAGGCGATGCGGGACGCCGACGTCCGGGTGCCGCTGCGCGACCTGGGCGTGCCGGCCGACTGGCACCCGCACGGCACCCGCGCGCAGATCCTCGCGGACCTCGGCCTGACCGCGCAGGACGTGGCCCGGGACGTCACCGGCTGGATCTCCGGCCTCGACGCCCAGCCCGTCGAGGACGTCGAGCGCGACGAGGCCGGCGCCAAGAACTGA